The genomic interval tgtgctaaGCCCTCTCCTGAACTCCCTATTCACCTACAACtgcattcctgtacacagttccagcaccattgtcaagtttgcagatgacaccacggtggtaggtctgatcagtgacaatgacgagtcagcctacagggaggaagTTAAGTGCCTGGCGGCATTGGTGTGCTGACAACAAGCTGggcctcaatgcaaagaaaaccaatgaGTTCAttatggattacaggaagtctaaaatGCCCCGGTTCTCATCGGTGGCACAGAGTATGAGTGTGTGCCCTGCTTCAATACACAAAATTAATAAATGGTTCTTCTGCATAGGCAACATCATCAGGGTCTATCGATCATGCTTAAGGGAATCACCAAAACCCATAACTACATTTAAGGACTGCTTCTATGCTGTTGTAGTATATAGGCTAGTTGAAGACAATGTCATTCTGAGAGTTTATGAATCACATAGTCATACATTCAATGTGTTATGTATCTGTATACAAACATGTGTTAGGGGATTCATTGTTCTTCAAATAGGCTATGCATTAAGTATTCTCATTCATGAACTATtatgtgtaatatatttaaatgaataatacctaatttaaaatatttaggcATTTAAGCAAATGCGACACGCAGGGGATTGCCCCCCAGCCACCCCTTGTAGACTCCTCTGGACTAAGGTCATGTGTTGAGAGTGTATTCTCACATTCGTTGACCAACATAAAATAAAGCAGAATGCCTTGGCACGGATGCCTAGGAGGAACACATGCCACGATCTTCATCTCTCCGGAATCCACGGGAAGTTTTAACAAAATCAAGTCACCTAAACACCCTTGACTGCTATTATTCTTAGGGTATTGTCCTTTCCCCTTAATTTTCAGCTCAAGAACTCCACAGTCTTTGACACAGTCAATAATGTTGGATATGTTGTGTTGATTCCTTTCAACCTTTAGCTTATGTTTACGAATACTAGCATGTTAGACTTTGTCTAGCTGTGTTGCTATGTTGCTTTGCTAACATATCGTTAGCTTGAGTGAGAACGATGCCTATTTTCATCCACAACAGGTCACCCTGCCTACTAGTTAATCGACAGAGTAGACCTGAAGACAAACACAGTACCTCACATTGGCAATCACACAGCAACGCATATTTGAATCATACCAGGTCGGCTAGAGTGTATCATGCCCTGTCATTTGTCCTTTGATTCTACAGCTTGTTTGATGAAAAAACACGTAAATTCCATATTGCTCTTTAGCACCATCTGTTGAGTCTCCAATGTGACCCAGACCTTCAATTCAACACCCCAAACTTGTCCATTAACTTTGTAACGTAATAATAAAGTGATGAAATTGTGTTACTGTTGCAGCGTTGTATTTACCTCAGTCAAAATCAAAAAGAGACAATTTCTTCGGTTGTACAAGATAACTCATAACAAGGGTGCCGATAAGATTCCAAAAATAATTAGTGCAGTGAAATTATATCCAGTCTAATGAAGTTAAACTCAATACAACCTTGTATAAAGACTGTTCCTTATTTAAACCTTCTGGCTAGCCAATTGGTTGGTCAACGGAACAAACCTGACCGTCCAATCAGATGCTACTTACATTTAACCAATCATACCAACAATGTGTGACTCTGAAAGTATGTACAGGATGCCTTCTAAAGAACACTAGTGATCCAGAATACCAAAAGAGTGTAGGATGATTGAGCTCCTTGTCATTGTTCTTCTCAGCAACTTTTGTAAGTAACAATTGCCAAAGAAATTATTCCTTTGAAgcagagttaaaattaagagttTTGTACACAATtggttttaatggaatatttaatgttgttttagGGGTGTTTCAGTCAACTCAAATACATCAGCCTGCGTCATTCCTAGCAGCACAGTTGGGGGACCAGGTGACATTTGAATGCtatgtgaaaagagaaattcTTTACATGGTTTGGTACAAGCTCACCACAGGCAGGAATATGCACCATGTGGCAAAGGCAGATATGTTTTACAAATGGGTCCATTACTTTGATAACTTCAAGGATGGGCGTTTTAATGTAACGCTTAAAGAAGGAACCTCTCACTTGAAAGTATCTTCTACCAAGCCAGAGGACGCTGGAATCTACTATTGTGGAGTCGTACAATTGAACTATATAGAGTTTGGACCAGGGACACTTTTGGTGCTTAAGGGTGAGCAACTATGTAGATACTACTAAAGACAATGTATGTTAAAGTCAATTAAGTGTTGATGTTTTGGTGAgtcatataaatgtaattcatttcaaAGGTGCAGATTTAAACAGTACTGTTACACAGCAGCCAGTGTCTGATTCAGTCCATCCAGGCGACTCTGTGACTCTGAACTGTACAATAAACACTGAGACCTGTGAAGGAGAACACAGTGTCTATTGGTTCAGACATGACTCAGGAGAATCTCCTCCAGGAATCATTTATACCAATGGAGACAGGAGTGGTCAGTGTATGAAGAGCCCTGAGTCTGGGTCTCctacacagagctgtgtctacAACCTCCCCAAGAGGAACCTCAGCCTCTCTGATACTGGGACTTACTACTGTGCTGTGGCTTCATGTGGAGAGATACTGTTTGGAAATGGGACAAAGCTGAATGTTCAAGGTAATTcaaatcatttgtttttataaatcatCAGAAGAGTTAGTACAAAATGTACCTCAGTGTGAGCTCCTATATTGTCCTTATATAACTGGGTCACTTACAAGAATTTACTGATACATTTTTTCACAGTCCCAGAACATGATTATCCTTTTGATCTGAGTCCTACTGTTCTTGTCTTGATACTGTCCAACATTCTTCTGAGTCTGGTGacccttctgctcctctggaTGTTATGCAACACTCAGAGAGGAGATCACAGAGGTATTTGCAATCATGTGTAATGTTTTACCTATCTACATGCAATGCACATTCTGaaaaaagtaatacaatttcCATTATGAAATATCAAATAACTatacatttggagaaaaaacTAATGTCACCAAAATATTAATAGTCTTCatctgttaattttttttttaagggaagACGTGTGACCCAACATTGCAGGGGAATCAGGTACATTTGTCAACATTCATAAAAGTTTTAATAACCATAGTTTTCCACACAGATATTTGTAGATTTATGATAGATGTATTcactgtaattttgttaataattagttattttattttttggaagTAATTGCTCCTTGTTCTAAATGTTGTAGCCTTTAGGTCTTCTGATTGGGATCCCAAGGAGCATAGTTGATAAAGTTCTAACAACACCATGGTTGTAGGTTCAATTCCCTAAAAAGATGTTCTGCTATCGGAAAATAGAAACATCTTAAATTAAATGATAGTTTAATCATTATGCATTTTGTTATGTCTCCACCCCTCAGAACCAGAACAGTGATGTATTAAACTATGCAGCAGTGAGATTCAATCCCAAGAAGAGCTCCTCTGCCAGACGAGTAAAAGACAAGACCGTTAGAAGAGATGCAGTGTACTCTGAGGTCAGGTACCTGCAGCAGGAATGACAGAtatcaagaaaacaatttgtaataaaacagattttagTACCTTAAAGAcattttgtactgtatttgcaaTGCAAAAAATGTGGAAACTGCAATTATAATTAACGGATAGATTTTTGTAATTATTCAGTAACACCTCAAATCATAAAGATACCCATTGCTATATTTCTGGTTTTAACACAATAAACAATACATTCTTGCACTTTTCTCTTAATCTATAACTTATATTGGTTTTTGACATGTTTAACAAGGTAAATAGTTTCAGTTCCATAAAATGATTATAGCACATGTTCTACTTAATATAAAAAACACAACTGTTGTGACCGTAACAGTCATTAATCCTTACTTGGCAGGGAGAATAGAGTCTTAATGGAGTCTTctctcaggacctcagactgggtaGGAGATTCATCTTTTAGGACAAGAGTGCCCAAATACAACATAACACTCATTTGACTTCGGgaccatgtgaatgtccttgagtgtaATTATTTACCAGGCCGTACTGTATGCAGTGATATAGTGTCACATGTTAGAGATATTTCACTGAGTCCCTTTGTAATGTCTAATATCACACATACACTAAAAGTTAAAtcacctttcacaaacacaagctaTTATTATCTTTGTTATTACTGGATCTGAACTTTTCTTGCAGGGAAGGCTTTGTTGTGTAATGTGAGGAAGGAACCAGGAAGGACTGTTCATAACTTTACTGAGGTGTTATTACTTATAGGGCTTGCTAAGGACCCTGTCcatatttaacatttcagaCTACAAGTCACAAAATGTATCAGAGGCTAGATTGTGGGATACAAAGACAGGGAAAGATacattgatcagccataacattatgaccactgacaggtgaagtgaataacactgatacaccgatcagccataacattatgaccactgacaggtgaagtgaataacactgatacaccaatcagacataacattatgaccactgacaggtgaagtgaataacactgatacaccgatcagccataacattatgaccactgacaggtgaagtgaataacactgatacaccgatcagccataacattatgaccactgacaggtgaagtgaataacactgatacaccaatcagcaataacattatgaccactgacaggtgaggtgaaTAATATTGATAATGTCATTATCATGGGACCtttcagtgggtgggatgtattagCCAGTAAGTGAACATCCTGTCctcaatgttgatgtgttagaaacaaaaaaaatgggcaagcgtcaggatctgagcgactttgacaagggctaaATTGGGTTGGcaagacgactgggtcagagcatcaccaaaactgcagccctttgtgtggtgttcctggtctgcagtggtcggTACCTATCAAAAATcatccaaggaaggaaaagcggtgaaccggcgacagggtcatgggcggtcaaccctcattgatgcatgtgggttgtgaaggctggcctgtgtggcccgatccaacagacgagttactgtagctcaaatcgCTGACAAAGTTAATGCTGCTACTGAGAGAAAAGTGtgagaacacacagtgcattgcagtttgttgcgtatggggctgcgtagcgcCTAGAATGGGCACATatgcatcagaactggaccaaggagcagtggaagaaggtggcctggtctgatgaatcacatttccttttacatcacgtggatggccgggtgtgtgtgtgtcacttacctgaagaacacatggcatcaggatgcattgacacgtaccacctacctgagcattgttgcagaccatgtgcaccctttcatggcaacggtattccctgatggcattggcctctttcagcaggatactGCGCCctgctacaaagcaaaaatggttcagaaatggtttgaggaacacaacaacgagttcaaggtgttgacttggcctccaaattccccagatttcaatccccacctcgcaatttatggacttaaaggatctgctgctaacgtcttggtgccagatatcacagctcaccttcagaggtctagtggagtccatgccttgatgggtcagggctgttttggtggtaaaagggggacctacacaatatttggCAGGTGGTCATATTGTTATAGCTGATCGGTTTATAATTCATGCAACCAAGAAACTTGAGCCATTTCATATATTCAGCAGAGTAGTTCACTTTGATAACTGTGACACAAGAATGTtgtgtgagagacaaacagCATGTGGTGTGAGAGCCTTCCCAGATACTTAGCCTCTATGAACATTATCATGGCTCATTGTTTAGAGATGACAGCTCTGCTCCATCAGACTCCCTAActtttgatttgtgtgtaaGATGTTTTGACCCAGAACATTGATGTTGTCAATATGATCATCTTATCATTATTAACCAGTTATATGAATAATGAGTTGGTTGTGGAGGTTAAACACATTTGTTGGGGGCTAAAATATCAATAGTGAGTAATGGGTAGTGATTTAACAACCAGGGTCAATTTGACCCACTAACATAATGAGTGGgaccaaaatgttaacataacacaaggCTTAAATAGAGAATGTGATGCATGACATGTTCAAcgcagtaaaaatgtatttctacctTATATCTGTTTCACATTCTTTTATTGTTAGCCAGCCATACACTTACTTAGCcaattttgtaaaaacaaattcaAGATTGAATGCTTCACCATCCACAATGATTTGTTACCAGGTGGACTTGAAATATGGCGTGTCATACTGAGAGACATAAAagcagagagcgagagagaagggagagagagaaatggagagtggggtaaggagagagagagatgatatAATTGCTGTTTGATCTCCCAGTGTGTTAGTTAATGAGCGGACCAGTGATGTTCACTCCAGCAGGTCCACTTAACAATGAGCTGCTACATCCTGCCACTCACACAACAGGAAGTGATGCTTTCCTCACTGgtccctccccctctacctcagacCCCAATCTTATTCTCCTTATATGGTGATTAGCTGCTGCTTAGAATAGGGGTCCGTGAGAAAACAGGAAATACCAAGAGGCGGAAAACATCTTAACTTAGTCCATTTTTATTTAAGTCCTTATGTTTTCTTGAGTGATCAGTATGGTACAATGCAGTAGTCCAATGCTGGGTAAACAAGACCaattcacaaatacacacaggtAAATGTGAGCTTAGAATAAATGTGGTAAATCATTCTCTGTGACTGTTGACATAAATAACCtacattttgttaaaagttTTAGACAAGAGGACATGGTTTGTATTGACATATTTTCAATATCTAATAGAGGGTCATGGGTCTGGTTTTCTTTATCCAGATTAAATGAATGATAAACAAATGAGAGATCTATGCAGATTGTGGGTGGTTATGATGCACTGAGTGTTGTGGTAAGAACTGAAGGCTTGTCTTCCTGTAGAACAGGTTGCTCATCTAATGTAGTAAGACAGAGTAGCGTGACTTCTACCACAATGGAAAGTTACTGTTGGTCCCCGTCTCAGTCTCACATCCCCGCCTTGTCAACTGACCCTCAAATGACTATCATTTACACTTACTTTGATGATGTAAAAAgaagttaaacatttaaatgctaCAACAACCATACTCAATGCCGGAAAGTGGACTGAAAATATGCCAAAACataatgagagagacagagaagaatgGAGGGAGAATGAAAGAATGAAACCCCCACTGTTAGTTAATGAGAAGCCCAGTGATGTTCACCTCCTTAGGTCTCACTCAACACTGAGGTGCTCCTTCCTGCTTTTCAAACTACAGGAAGTGATATGCTCTTCCTCCTCTAACTCAGACACCAATCATATTCTCTTTACTAGGTGACTAGCTGCTCCTCAGAATGGGAGCTAAGATCCATGCATAACAAGAGAAGAGATATCAAGGGGTGAAAAATATCACGTCTCAGTCCATTTTGATTAAAATCTTGCAAGTGTTTTGTcttttaacatatttaaatgtgtattaaatgtgtattaatTTCCCCATcttccacccatccaccttGTCTTATTCCTTATTCCATACACTACATGGGTGTTCagctccatctccctcctctggATCTTCTTCGAGGTGAAATTCAGGGTGACAAAATGAAGTGGACCAGGATCTAGGTCCTGTAGATTTGGAaacactattattattattatatactaTTCATATGTACAGTTTGtgatttctttgtatttttaagaaaatgtcactaaacaaaatacattaactTTGTGGTGGTCATTGAGTCAGGATCTGAATATGATAaacaaagaggagaggagataaTCGATCATTTAGTTCTAGCGTACAATGTTTTGGGACCAAACTATTCTTAATATAAAGCATCTATATGAGGATAAAACCTTGCATTTGTAAATGCTGTCCACAGGCTGCTATTTATCATGAACACATTCATCAAATTATCCATACCTGTGTTTAGTCAGTTTTTTTCTCATCTGATCTTAAAGACCAGAATGAGGATAAAAGACACTTGAACAGATGAACACAAACCAGGATCACAACCAATGGGAATAAGTCTGTGGTTCCATCATCCTCTACATCTCCTATCATAAGACTTCATTTAGCATCAGAACTATAAAAACAATACCCGATCTACTACCAAAGTGGTGAATGTTCAGATCATAACATGCTGTTGTGCTTTATTGTCATTTAATGTTACTGATTAACTTTCCTGTTGTGTTTTGTCTTGCTGATCTCTCGCAAATCATTTTGTTATCTTGAGAGCTAAATCGAGGTAGTAAGCTGTAGTATGCATTCCAAAACTAACCAGTTGAGCAAACAGTGTGATCAGAACCAGAAtgccactggatgttttttgatGACATACATCAACATCCACTGTCCCGGGTCCACTGGGAGGTATTGtgatgaagcagggccttaatcacaTATTGGGGAGGGAAGCAGGTTGTGATGTGGCGTATGGCTCCATGTAGTACATAGACACAATGCACAGAGGCTGTGAATCACTGACTTGTTTGAACCAGCCTACATTTCCTGAAATGGTAAAGATATTGTTGTACAACAGGATGATTACTGAGGCTGACAGGCTTTTAATTTAATaactaaatctgtttttacaCTGCCCTTTCTCTAAGGGAATATGGGAAGAGTTGTCTGTTCTATACATTCCAGATGTCCTAATAGTGATCTGGAAATATTGCcgcatgttatttttattttactcaggagtggttCCGTCTACGGCCCAAACCATCAGGGCCGGGTTGATCTAGTGCTGCACAAATGGTTGTCCATCTCTGCTACATTTCACAATGACgtagcccactgtgctcctgggaactgtTAATGCTTTAGAATTAGATTTTATAACCTCCAGATATCTGCCTTGACACAGTTCAATCTTGGAGGCAGTACCGTGCAAAAGCCATCCGAGGGGCTTGTGCTGAACCTGAAAAAGTGGCCAGAGTTTTTCGGCTAACATGGACGGACGATGTGTCGGAGTGAGTGAGGTGTGTGAAAAAacgtgcctttctaaatcatgtccaatcagttttcaaatttcaaataatgtgttttcaccTGTTCTTTATGGGGTATTATGCATGTATGTGCATAATGTAATTCATTAtaaattctgtctctcacgcaacaaaatatggagaatGTGTTTGAATACTTTGTGTTGGCACTGTGGAAGGGACTTCAGCCTTGTATGATTGATATGTGCTTCAAAATGTGTCCAACATCAAGCAAACGTAATGTATATCCTGTCTGTATGACGCACGTCAGTTTCAACCTGCCCTCCACACAGGCTTTCAAAGCAGCATTGAATTCAGTTCTAAAATGCCAGATTGAGAGAATTACTTGGAATACATTCATACCTGCTCAGTTAACTCAAAACAACGTCTCATAGATATACAAGAGGTTCCACCACACTACTGTAAGACAACATTCCATGGTGAAATCCCTGACACCTCTGTCATGTGACAAGTATCATGCTTCTGAGGTTACAGGTTGTAACAGTCCTACAGGTTATATCAGACCAAGACCCAGAGCTGATTATCTTGGGAATTTTGGAACCTCTGGGAAGACAAACCAAACCCCAACTAAGAATGTCATAGTAATCTAAAAGTAGTGTCAGTGGAGGTTTTgtattaatttacaaaaaaagatcactcctgtccacatttgtactGCTTTCTGTAAATACCAACAATAACAACGCCCCCTTCCAATGAAATCCCCTTTGATCTCATAGTGATCTCAGAGTGAATTGAGGCGTTCTCTGACAACCAGACAGAAGAATAGTTCTTCTCAAAGCATGGCGAGAAACTCACTACCGCCTCTACTGCTCTTTGGATTGAGTAAGTCAACTTAATTCTAAACATTACACAGGGTATAAGATTGGTTTTATCACTAGTCCGATAATATGAAGATATGGACAGAGCTGTACCTCAGCTGAATGTTCATTCCAGCACTTGttaatttctgaaatgttgtAGTAAATCAACTGTTATATTTGTGAATCTGACTTTGTTCTCTGTGTTTTAGGTTTGGTCCCAGCTTCGTTTTTCCAGTCTCAGACTGTGGTGGTACTTAGGGGGGAGTCCGTCACCTTGCTGTGCTCCAATATTTCAACGGTTGTGGGACATGTAGCCTGGTTTAAACAAGTCAACAGATCAGAGCCTGTGTGTATCTCGACTATGTACGGCACTCATCCATCAACAGTTGATTATTACTTAGAAAatagacattttgaaatgtacagcaACAACACCACCATCTTCCTTAAAATCTATAAGGTGGATATAGCTGATAGTGGCTTGTATTTCTGTGGGTTTTTTACAAATACTAAATTCATGGTATTTGTCagtgcaacatttttaaatgttcaaggTAAGATAATTTCTTTGATATAAGTACAAGCTATAACTGTGGTTTCAAAATGCTGCTTCACTCTGTAAGACATTCTGCaacaaactaaaacaaacaaatgctgACCTTGGCTTTTCTTAATCTCAGAAATTATAATTGCATTACCGATCTCTAAATTCCAGGGTCCAAGTTAAGTGAGGAAAAAGAAGAGACCGTAAAGAAAAGTAAGTTTGTTATTTCATTCAATGAAGATGACAACACTTATACATAAACAGTAATGtcatattatttaatttgataGGACAGTGTAATGGAACTACCAGTCTTGTTGGAGAGTGTAATGGAACTACCAGTCTTGTTGGAGAGTGTAATGGAACTACCAGTCTTGTTGGAGAGTGTAATGGAACTACCAGTCTTGTTGGAGTGCGTAATGGAACTACCAGTCTTGTTGGAGAGTGTAATGGATCTATGGACTTGTTCCCATTGGTTGTGATCCTGGGTGGTGTGACTGCTGTACTCCTGATAGTCATTATCATCCTGTTGCTCAAGATCCGACGAGAAACAAAAACAGGTAGAAGCATTTTCAACAAGACACAGTTGATAGTCTTTAAAAAGTTTGGGTTTCTGAAGTTGCTTCAACAGAATGCTAGTTTCCCCATGGGGTGCCAGGACCAGGAAGAGGTTTGACTAGGCTGGTCAGGAGTTGCC from Esox lucius isolate fEsoLuc1 chromosome 24, fEsoLuc1.pri, whole genome shotgun sequence carries:
- the LOC105009181 gene encoding uncharacterized protein LOC105009181 isoform X2 codes for the protein MARNSLPPLLLFGLSLVPASFFQSQTVVVLRGESVTLLCSNISTVVGHVAWFKQVNRSEPVCISTMYGTHPSTVDYYLENRHFEMYSNNTTIFLKIYKVDIADSGLYFCGFFTNTKFMVFVSATFLNVQGSKLSEEKEETVKKRQCNGTTSLVGECNGTTSLVGECNGTTSLVGECNGTTSLVGVRNGTTSLVGECNGSMDLFPLVVILGGVTAVLLIVIIILLLKIRRETKTAP
- the LOC105009181 gene encoding uncharacterized protein LOC105009181 isoform X1, whose amino-acid sequence is MARNSLPPLLLFGLSLVPASFFQSQTVVVLRGESVTLLCSNISTVVGHVAWFKQVNRSEPVCISTMYGTHPSTVDYYLENRHFEMYSNNTTIFLKIYKVDIADSGLYFCGFFTNTKFMVFVSATFLNVQGSKLSEEKEETVKKRQCNGTTSLVGECNGTTSLVGECNGTTSLVGECNGTTSLVGVRNGTTSLVGECNGSMDLFPLVVILGGVTAVLLIVIIILLLKIRRETKTDNETQLQRQNSQDVDEDTDLNYAALNFSQKTPRKPSQLNMMEDDSHAVYTSIR